Proteins encoded by one window of Kribbella flavida DSM 17836:
- a CDS encoding DUF3000 domain-containing protein, with protein sequence MGARKQVDAPPAEFAEALTQLREARFRPEVFVEEMPAPQRIAPHAAAVSADVTVDGDDVATGRLVVLYDPDGNDAWQSTFRCVAYVRAAVEPEMVTDALLGGVGWTWLMEALADRGADFLAPSGTVTRVVSESFGGMADDEATAEIEIRASWSPVPGPDGGIDVTRHAEAWGEVLCTAAGLPPVPPGVVAMPTRRGQRGR encoded by the coding sequence ATGGGTGCCCGCAAGCAGGTCGACGCGCCACCCGCGGAGTTCGCCGAGGCCCTGACGCAACTGCGTGAGGCCCGGTTCCGGCCCGAGGTCTTCGTCGAGGAGATGCCCGCGCCGCAGCGGATCGCTCCGCACGCGGCCGCGGTCAGCGCCGACGTGACGGTCGACGGTGACGATGTCGCCACCGGCCGTCTGGTCGTCCTCTACGACCCGGACGGGAACGACGCCTGGCAGTCGACCTTCCGCTGTGTCGCGTACGTGCGCGCCGCCGTCGAGCCGGAGATGGTGACGGACGCGCTGCTCGGTGGCGTGGGCTGGACCTGGCTGATGGAGGCGCTGGCCGACCGGGGTGCCGATTTCCTGGCCCCGAGCGGTACCGTGACCAGGGTGGTGTCGGAAAGTTTCGGCGGAATGGCCGACGACGAGGCGACCGCGGAGATCGAGATCCGCGCCTCCTGGAGCCCGGTCCCGGGCCCGGACGGCGGGATCGACGTGACGCGGCACGCCGAGGCGTGGGGCGAGGTGCTGTGCACCGCGGCCGGGCTGCCGCCGGTGCCGCCGGGCGTGGTCGCGATGCCCACCCGCCGTGGTCAGCGGGGCCGATGA